The following coding sequences lie in one Fusarium poae strain DAOMC 252244 chromosome 1, whole genome shotgun sequence genomic window:
- a CDS encoding hypothetical protein (BUSCO:9149at5125) → MYASRTVCSRCSSQWRSTPVSASASTKRLGAAASYSTAAETRSPASSRPTNTRRDSQSRHPGQRKGYNAFKENRQSDEDPALALFKEVVSPREVITPKDTTYVTTSPPIRSELEITTLLNALISPKVSMEKMYKIFQDEIWPSIIALGGHIPKPIYTATLQLLAKQRDYMIERGDYNNSLDIAQKYRDLGVYDLSIRNDLILSLCCRVLQVKNSSKDRSELRARILNLWKHVSQLKRPSEARQTLRFALPSATEVLKDISQYIKSDGSMSRGEQATRALASIFLQFSPPQAREIMPALLASMAIASDTRYGGLSYKAMLSPLFFLIKPVLSKYTMTRADVEAAFSKPSSVPPARLAELEEYVSKQWPMAVEMINNTKKETKLHHDPDAHRSIINFHRQLRTAYTRRDPGAIGSIWHSVTAKLQDSPAFKAELAEDSDFLDFWVFVWCAIRRPIQTQETINLMKSLKLEPTIRTYTSMMHGWKMCKDISRIEMLWDQLVKSGTKLDSVIWTERVSALIELGQHQKGIEALSEMLDNWRQAVKNGTQDQAVEPNIETVNAAFKGLLHANPKAAHELLGWAGKQGIEPNTRTYNILIRETIRLGHHDEISQLLRSMQTHGVEPDSATFTILLETVIGSMRDASAEEQVSAMKSVFSEIEQAGLKPNLETYGKVLYTLDGLPNCSDDVIAALQQHMRGNGFGSRLTPHMITILVERALRHNPPDVNKIRSLLKENNLTTISSGDQTLWERVTAAYAISGCVKEAMAIFDDLADSGRPVTSLASLTDLVQALLQHGDKETAQRVVDIVVEHQLNNKQADKDANQRYWKHHFWYMAQHNGLVDGAKLRQYSRR, encoded by the coding sequence ATGTACGCATCTCGGACAGTCTGTTCAAGATGCTCATCTCAATGGCGATCGACCCCAGTTTCAGCTTCAGCCTCGACTAAGCGGCTTGGGGCTGCAGCCTCTTATTCCACCGCAGCTGAGACCAGGTCGCCAGCATCCTCAAGGCCAACCAACACAAGAAGGGATTCACAATCGCGACATCCGGGTCAAAGAAAAGGATATAATGCCTTCAAAGAAAACAGGCAATCCGATGAGGACCCAGCATTGGCCCTCTTCAAAGAGGTTGTGAGCCCCAGGGAGGTTATAACTCCCAAAGACACAACTTATGTCACTACGTCTCCGCCTATTCGGAGTGAGCTTGAAATCACCACATTACTTAACGCCTTGATATCACCAAAGGTGTCCATGGAAAAAATGTACAAGATTTTTCAGGACGAGATCTGGCCAAGCATCATAGCACTTGGAGGCCACATCCCCAAACCAATTTACACGGCCACGCTTCAACTGCTCGCCAAACAACGCGACTACATGATTGAGAGAGGTGATTACAACAACAGTCTGGACATAGCGCAGAAGTACAGAGACCTCGGAGTTTACGACCTGAGCATCAGGAACGAcctcatcctgagcttgtgCTGTAGGGTATTGCAGGTAAAGAACAGCTCAAAGGACCGTTCAGAATTGAGAGCGAGGATCCTCAATTTGTGGAAACATGTTTCTCAACTCAAGCGGCCTAGCGAGGCCCGCCAGACGCTACGCTTTGCGCTGCCTTCTGCGACAGAAGTCCTGAAGGATATCTCTCAGTACATCAAGAGTGATGGATCCATGTCTCGGGGAGAACAAGCAACTCGTGCGTTAGCCTCTATATTTCTCCAATTCTCACCTCCACAAGCACGAGAAATCATGCCCGCGCTCTTGGCCAGTATGGCTATCGCATCCGATACAAGATACGGAGGTCTTTCATACAAGGCAATGCTGTCGCCTTTGTTCTTCCTTATCAAGCCTGTGCTATCAAAGTACACTATGACGCGAGCTGATGTCGAGGCTGCATTCTCCAAGCCTTCTTCTGTCCCTCCTGCAAGGCTCGCAGAACTTGAAGAATATGTTTCAAAACAGTGGCCGATGGCAGTCGAAATGATCAACAATACCAAAAAGGAGACTAAACTTCACCACGATCCTGACGCGCACAGAAGTATCATCAACTTCCACAGGCAGCTACGAACGGCTTATACAAGGCGCGATCCAGGCGCTATCGGCTCCATCTGGCATTCAGTGACAGCCAAGCTGCAAGACAGTCCGGCCTTCAAAGCCGAACTGGCCGAGGACTCCGACTTTCTCGACTTCTGGGTTTTTGTGTGGTGTGCGATCCGTCGGCCAATTCAAACTCAAGAGACGATCAACCTCATGAAATCGCTCAAGCTTGAGCCCACAATTAGGACGTACACGAGCATGATGCACGGATGGAAGATGTGCAAGGATATCAGCAGGATTGAAATGCTGTGGGATCAACTTGTCAAGTCCGGTACAAAGTTGGACAGCGTCATCTGGACTGAGCGTGTGTCGGCTCTTATTGAGCTCGGACAACATCAAAAGGGCATCGAGGCACTTTCAGAAATGCTAGACAATTGGCGCCAGGCGGTCAAGAATGGAACTCAGGACCAGGCTGTGGAGCCCAACATCGAGACTGTCAACGCTGCCTTCAAGGGCTTGCTACATGCAAATCCCAAGGCGGCGCATGAGCTGCTAGGCTGGGCTGGAAAGCAAGGTATTGAGCCCAATACCCGTACATACAACATCCTCATTCGTGAGACCATCCGTTTGGGTCACCACGACGAGATCAGCCAGCTTCTGCGTTCCATGCAGACACATGGTGTTGAGCCTGATTCCGCCACATTCACCATTCTCCTTGAAACTGTCATTGGTAGCATGCGCGATGCCAGTGCCGAGGAGCAGGTCTCTGCCATGAAGTCTGTCTTTAGCGAAATCGAGCAAGCCGGCCTCAAACCCAATCTCGAGACGTACGGCAAGGTGCTTTACACCCTGGACGGTCTCCCCAACTGCTCTGACGATGTCATTGCCGCACTGCAGCAGCACATGCGCGGAAATGGTTTCGGTTCCCGTCTCACTCCGCACATGATCACCATCCTAGTCGAGCGTGCCCTTCGTCATAACCCTCCGGATGTGAACAAGATTCGCTCTCTGCTCAAGGAGAACAACCTCACTACAATCTCCAGCGGCGACCAAACACTCTGGGAGCGCGTTACGGCTGCTTATGCCATCAGCGGCTGTGTCAAAGAAGCCATGGCTATCTTTGACGACCTCGCTGACTCTGGTCGCCCCGTCACGTCGCTGGCGTCTCTCACCGACCTGGTCCAGGCGCTCCTCCAGCATGGAGACAAGGAGACTGCTCAGAGGGTTGTGGATATCGTAGTCGAGCACCAGCTCAACAACAAACAAGCCGACAAGGATGCGAACCAAAGGTACTGGAAGCACCACTTTTGGTACATGGCTCAACACAATGGTTTGGTGGATGGTGCCAAGCTGAGGCAGTATTCTCGTAGGTAA